In Desulfovibrionales bacterium, the following proteins share a genomic window:
- a CDS encoding NAD(+)/NADH kinase, with translation MRKIGLVIKEDRKPKQVARSLKKWLRQHGVEVFTDISRPDLDAVIVLGGDGTLLRAARVLGNKRIPVLGVNLGSLGFLTEVSYDTRLYTMLERFLAGDFTVGKRMMLQATVFSETSERWTGSALNEIVISKGALSNMIKLFVWEDDELITSYEGDGLIISTPTGSTAYNLSAGGPIVHPELKLIIMTPICPFMLSSRPIILPDSANIKVKVTARSPDVHLILDGQVNYELGRGESITVNICRAKGLLHIVKSPARGYFSILRNKLKWGEQEI, from the coding sequence ATGCGGAAGATAGGCCTGGTGATAAAAGAGGATAGAAAACCAAAGCAGGTGGCTCGCAGTCTGAAAAAATGGCTCAGGCAACACGGTGTCGAGGTTTTTACGGACATTTCCAGACCTGACCTGGACGCCGTAATCGTCCTGGGAGGCGACGGGACTCTGCTTAGGGCGGCCCGGGTGCTTGGTAACAAAAGGATTCCAGTGTTGGGGGTCAATCTGGGCAGCCTCGGTTTTCTGACCGAAGTCAGCTATGATACCCGCCTTTACACGATGCTGGAGCGGTTTCTGGCCGGTGATTTCACCGTGGGGAAAAGGATGATGCTCCAGGCTACGGTATTTTCAGAAACTTCCGAGCGCTGGACCGGCAGCGCCCTGAATGAGATAGTCATCAGTAAAGGGGCCCTTTCCAATATGATTAAGCTTTTCGTTTGGGAAGATGACGAGCTTATCACCAGCTACGAGGGTGACGGCCTGATCATCTCCACGCCCACCGGTTCAACGGCTTACAACCTTTCGGCCGGAGGGCCTATCGTCCATCCGGAACTAAAGCTGATTATAATGACGCCTATTTGTCCCTTTATGTTGAGCAGCCGTCCGATCATACTTCCTGATTCGGCAAATATAAAAGTAAAAGTAACTGCCAGGTCTCCGGATGTACACCTGATCCTGGACGGGCAGGTCAACTATGAGTTGGGCCGGGGTGAATCCATAACTGTGAATATCTGCCGGGCAAAGGGGCTGCTGCACATAGTAAAATCACCGGCGAGAGGTTACTTCTCTATATTACGTAACAAACTGAAGTGGGGGGAACAGGAGATTTAG
- a CDS encoding YtxH domain-containing protein: protein MASDDRGYSAGAVVLSFFIGSLVGAGLAVLLAPASGRETREKIKGWADTGKDRIAGLGGELKEKAAHVFEHGKEYYEQKKHILSSAIEAGREAMEKEKSRLSATESETTTATD from the coding sequence ATGGCGAGTGATGACAGAGGTTATAGCGCAGGGGCGGTAGTTCTTTCGTTCTTTATCGGCAGCCTGGTCGGGGCGGGCCTGGCGGTTCTCCTGGCTCCCGCTTCAGGGAGAGAAACGCGGGAAAAGATCAAGGGATGGGCCGACACCGGTAAAGACCGCATCGCCGGCCTCGGCGGAGAGCTGAAAGAGAAGGCCGCGCATGTTTTTGAACATGGCAAAGAATATTACGAACAAAAGAAACATATATTGTCTTCGGCCATTGAAGCCGGCAGGGAGGCCATGGAAAAGGAAAAGTCGAGGCTTTCTGCGACAGAATCAGAGACTACTACCGCAACAGATTAG
- a CDS encoding DUF948 domain-containing protein has translation MIDTTTIILGILALVITIWTIFFVLIFRQAKRMAAALENFFDNIQRDLAPLITDLSNASQKISQLSENVDQKLNQTDALFAVIKDTSEAMAMVSHLIREGVASTTTYVRSAAAGFEAVFDFLSKRIGRGGGKHGE, from the coding sequence GTGATTGACACCACCACCATCATCTTAGGGATTCTGGCCCTGGTAATCACTATATGGACCATTTTTTTTGTGCTGATATTCCGGCAAGCCAAGCGCATGGCCGCAGCCCTGGAAAACTTTTTTGATAATATACAGAGAGACCTGGCGCCACTCATTACGGACTTGAGTAATGCCTCGCAGAAGATCTCGCAACTGTCGGAGAATGTAGATCAAAAGCTTAACCAGACCGATGCCCTCTTTGCCGTCATAAAAGACACGAGCGAGGCAATGGCCATGGTCTCCCACCTTATCAGAGAAGGGGTGGCATCCACAACCACATACGTTAGAAGTGCGGCTGCCGGTTTCGAGGCCGTCTTTGATTTCTTATCCAAACGCATAGGCAGGGGAGGTGGCAAACATGGCGAGTGA